The genome window TCACTTGAATTCCTCTGTTTCATTCATGCATATGTATTAAAGTCATGGTCGCTAATACCAGAGGCTAAGTACCACAACCCGGATGGTTCAAGAGTTCTTCACCTATGCTGCTTATACGGTACTAAAGACAAGGTAAAGGTAGCTGCCtcatggggggttggggggttgctTTGTCTCAACTGTAACTGTCCGCTGCGCCTGAACGCCTGTCAGGAAATGCAGCGTCTTTGTGCGTCCGCTCAAGCCAGTTCAAAGCGGATATCATACATGTTGTCTTATGATCTGCAGTATGCGACAATAGAGGAAAGCGCACAGAAACACTTCAAAACTGAATTTAAGATTGTGAGGAGGGGGCTAAACGTTGTCCGATTTTGTCGCCCCTTTCTGTTCAGCAGGTGGTGCACCAGTTAGCCCCGTCACCTTCCAATCAAagcacctgggtttgaatcccacctgctgctgtagcatccttgatcagggtacttaccctgaattaacacagcagaaattgcccacctgtataaatcggtaaatcagtgtaagtagcttggaGTAGAAGTGTTGTATATTCTACACAGCTTTTAGAGGAGTGTTAGCGAgattaatatattaattcagCCTATATTAATTTGGATTATACACCTCGCCTatctccttggctaagagtctgggactAACGATTGACGCgagtctgtctgtctcagcacatcgaagccacaacccggtcctgcagatacatcctgcatagtattcataggatccgtccctacctcgctactgactccgcccaactacttgtccaggccatggtgacttcccgtctggactactgcaactctcttctgtgtggccttcctgctaatgccatcaaacctctgcagcttctacagaatgttgctgcacgagttgcgtttgatttgccaaagcgctcccatgtatctcctctactcatctctctgcgctggcttcctatagctgcctgaatcaaattcaaaactgtgTACacatgcatcagtagaactgctcccagctatttacaggacttgatcaaccagtacaccccagccaggccccttcgctcgtctacttccgctcgcttggtggtcccgcgcacgaaaggtaaagcttggaggttctcggttctgggtccgttgtggtggaacgaccttcccctctctctcagaactgcggaaactctgtctacattaaagaagggtctgaaaactcaccttttccagacccatttcgcccaagatctctccagctcatgtacggtgtaaatgttcatgcaccgtaacttcatgagcatcaccagataaagcctttattcagccactactccggcattgtatttgcttgtttgtctatcttataatatttaaaaaaaattggtaggagggtatcgggatttgtctatcctgtcttttatgcacctacctgaacGATGaatctcggtgcagcaagtggtgtagggaacaaactaggtttgcttgagactttcatgtctgcagctatgtctctttctcttaatgtaatgcataagttgtacttctgctgagttgtacgtcgctttggacgaaagcatctgctaaatgaataaatgtaaatgtaaatgcaatatattCTGCGGCCTGTGATTTCCCTTATTTAGCCGCTTgctgcattgtatttttttccgcCTGCATGTTGAAGCTTTCAGAAGCCCCCACTTCGCGTGACTGCTTTCACTCCGAGGCCACACAAGACCTCTCTCCGTTTGCGAAGCGGATTCCTGCACATGTCTGCCAAATACGAGAAAGGAAACCACAGTCAGTGCGACGCTTTGCGTCTGCATCCGTGTCCTCAAGCCCGGCAGCTGACTGGGCTCAAACCGAGGGCTTCTCAGAAGCGTGGGCTTCGCTGCCTTTCTCACATGACCACTGAGAAAAAGCCCCATCGCTCTACGGCCCACGCCCTCCCGTGGACAGCTGGGCTTTGGTGGGaatgactgacacacacaaacctcTCTGTCTTCAGGGGAAGGTCAGCAGGGAGACGCTTTTCATTTCACGTTAAAGATCACACTTTCATGATCTCCGCACGTCCAGATCGCTGAGGGTCTCGGAGACCCCTGGGCAACAGGTGCGCTGTTCATCTTCGCCTCTCTGGATCGCCCTTGGAAGCCCAGCAAAGGACCCTGGTTTCCGCACAGCTGACATGTTGACCCTCCCTACATTGCCTGATCCACCCTAACTCTGTACAACAAGCTCAAGTTGCCCTCAGGACACTGAGGCTGGGGCCCCTCGAACCCCTCCCAGTGCTCTAGCAAACCGGATGCCAAGAGAGCATACGTATGgctatgggtttttttttttaaaaaactggtcTTCCTCTCATGGGGCTGAAGTGCTCTTTCTGAGAAGGACATTTCATGTGAATTATCTCTCACGCTGCGGAAAGACAATCAGCTGCGAAACAAAGAATATATATTGGATATCTGAGACCATTCATGAAGTTGTTCTGCCGTACAGCTGGAGCACGAATACAACAGATGATTCATAGGATGCTCAAATATTAATTTGGGGAAATGGGCATCTAAGGTGAGACACTTCCTCCTCTGTCTTTGATTAATAACTATTTGTTGGAAAATGATGAAAGCCGGTTATTGTTATGTGatgtttaatctttttattCATCCTTATTGGCAAATAACATGGGAATTATATCTATCTGAACAGCTGCATCACTTACTTAATGCACCCACCGCCTGCGATGcatgtttttccaaacaaaaatccTGAGGGATGTGTCTTTGATTTGTCCGTGCAGTTTCAATGCCAGTTTTCGAGATAACTGTGTTATACTGGTGCACTGATTGATTTTGAGggatttttacagtatttaatcaGTGTTCCATTGTGTCGGCTGTGCTGAATTTCACACAGTGGCCTGTTCTGAGTCTTACATTGAGAAGGTGAGATGTTATGCTAAAAACTGTTCCTGAAAATTTGAgggaaataactgaaatatatgtatataatgatattactattattattatcagtaataataataataatgagtaagGTGTGTTGCAGTGAATCAGAAAAGGCTGCTGTCACCTACTCTCCATCATTAGAGAATTGAACCGAAATCCCACGAGTAACACAACGCAGATGAGCACACACTCCCCACAACCAGCGCTGGTGCTAAAGCCAAGAGCCCATAACTTACCCACTTTATTCTGCACTGAGAAACGTGAAAACGTGCAGGTCTCACCGTGCATTGCTGTAGAAGAGGAGAAGACGTGTTTACAGAGCTGCTTTATGCTGCGCAGTCTGAAAAGCAAAGTTGAGCTTCGCTGCTGATGAATTTACAAGATGTGTAAGAATTTCAAAGGTATACGAAAAGTGTCatccgaatgaataaatgtaaatgtgcgaAATGCCTGTAAAATGCATTTGGGAAACCCACACGCTGTAACACTAAAGTACCACCTTTTCCGTCAAACGgctcagcatttacatttattctttcatccaacgcttttctccaaagtcacttacaatgttgttacaatgatttactcatttattcagctgggtagttttcctagagcaaatcagggtaagtaccttaataaaGGGTATtaaagcaagaggtgggattcaaacctgcaacttataggttcaaaggcagcagcgctaaccccTCCCCTACTGTGTTATACTCTATTAGCCTCTATTAGCCTCTATTACACTGTGTATTGAATACCCCCAACACAGTTCTTGTAACGTAGCGAAGACTGTAAAGAAATGTGCACGTTTTCTACACACCAGAGCTTCACTGAGACAAATTTGTCTCTTGAAATATCTGCGGCTGTTAAGAACAACCCTGAAGATGAGAAGATTATATTCAGGGGTCCCGTGGCCCTTCAGTGACGTGCAGAGATGGTGTGTTTCTCACGTTCTGTCTGATAAAGATGAGCAGTTCTCCaaaatccatatttttattgtagGCCACGTTGAACAACGGTACGGCGTTTTCTAAATAAACAATAGTGTCGCACCCTgagcttctggaataggctccggaccaccatgaccctgcattggatgTGCAGTTGGACGGatggaaataaattttaaaaattaaaagtctgagtaattttttttttttttactagacgTCTATCCATTTGtccaaaaatggaaatatactgCGGTACACTAAAAAGAGTGGGCTTGGTACTATCTGAGCTTGATGGCTAAATATAGGTTGTGCTCTAAATTCTACTAAGTCTATACAGAGTTTGAATAGgaagtttcctccaggtgctctggtttcctcttgcagtccaaagacgtgtttcaggcaGATTGGCGACTCTAAACTGCAcacagtgtgtcagtgtgtgttactTTACGCTGCTGTGTGGATAATAGCGCAGCATCCCAGTTTAATTAGTGATCCAGGAAATGTTGAAAACTTTCAAGGGGTTTGAACACTTTTATAAGGCGCTATATTCACACAATCAtcaaatgtaaagaaatggttcaaattgttaaaaacaaattgttaCAAACTTGAAAATGCGTTCAttcggctctggctccttgtTCCTGTCCCAGTCCAGTGTTTTCGTTTTTTACCGCGCCGGCCCCCCGGGAGCCACACGCAACACATCAGCAGCTCGGCACCTTGACCGACATGTCTGTCCAAAACGTCACGACCCCTGCAAACAAAATCGGCGGTGAGTTCATTTCCCTCGTTGCACGTTACTTTCTATAGATAACAGTGCTcatgaaaaatactttttcaaggCATCGTAACATCAGTAACTTTTCGGTGGTAGATATGCCCCCCCAGCGAGTTCAGGCACCACGTTCTTTCATTGCCTCTCATCTCTATATTATCTCATCGTTACGGCAACTCGGCCCCAGAGCGATGATGGCTGCGGTCGGCGCTGTCCTGGCTTTGCCCTACTTTACCCTGCTGTTGCTTGCACCTGTCTCCGCAGAGCCCCAGGAGCTGAACATCACAAACTACGTTCTGATTGGCATCTCTTTCTGCACCATTACGGCCAtcgtcctgctgggggtgctgtGGCTCAGAAAGTGAGTTAGCTCTTCGGGATCAAGACACTCGGACATTAGCACGCTTTAGTTGTTTCCGAGACCCTTTTCTCCTGCGCGATTTACCTGttggtacagctgggtagttttgtTGTGTTAATCCAGGGTAAATACCATCAATGGTAGCacatcaggaggtgggacttgaacttaGCTcctggcagcagctgtaactgctaCACTAACTGCTGCCCAATAGAACGATCTAGAAAtcagtctaaaaaaaaaaatcatcaagtGACAGTTACTTTACTGCTCAGCCAAGATTTTTATTGAAAGCAACTTGAAGCTCTAACCTCTTACGCAGATGTATGTTCTGCTGGAACCACTGAGGTTAAATACTCTGTTGGTGGTACAGCAGCCTGAGGGGCCTTTTCAGGGACTTCAGGTTTCAAGTCCATGTCTGGAGAGCACAGGGGACAGAGGTGTCGACATCAAACAGGAAAAGCATCCTGTAACCACCATCAGGGTCTTACACACTTTTTTGTCGTATCTGCAAGTGTCTTTCGACAAACCACTGCAGATTAGAGAAGGTTGTCCTCAAACAAACCTGTCATAATGTTTATTTGGAAAAACCGAACCATCTCGGGGCCCCTTGTAGCTCGTCCCACCTTCACACTCCCGCGTGCGTGTTGTAGATATCGCTCACTGGAGCGGATCATCCAGGACCTACGCGGCGTGGGGGCAATGATTCACGCCCAGCCTCCCGAGTCTCCGCACACGTCCACCTCCACCAACCTGCAGAGACAGGAGGAAGAAGCCTTGGATCCAAGACTCCAGATGCAGAAGACCAAGTCAGTCTCCAAGTCGCTCTGGAAACCACCACAGCAGGTGAAGCCATAGCAACCTGTCCCATGATTCCACCTTCAGAGAACCTAACCTGGTGCTGCTCCATTAAACCTGCCTCCCTGTTACCCCTCCCAGGGTCCCCGGTTCACGAAGGCTGATCTGACCCTGCTGCAGCTGATCAAGGCTGGAAAGGAGGGCGTGTTTTACAAGGCCAGGATGATTCGTGGCACCTGCAAGGGTCACTCCCTATTCACCTGCAAGATCAGCAAAGAGGGTAATGTTGACCATCACACTATTCATTCATCTGTCTTGACCCTTGAGTGTCTCCTGGGTGGCAATGATGATGTCACTGTGCTCCAGAGAGCTTTTTTATTCATCACCTGCGTGGTGTTTCTCTAGGGGTCTCCCGCAAGCGGGTGGAGATGGAGGTGTCCATCATGAGGAAGCTGGTGCATCATAAGAACATCCTGCAGCTCCTGGATTGGAACTCCGCTGAGGGTGAGGGGGATCCACTCCGACCTGAGGGAACGAGTCTTCGATCTCAGAGCTTCCCCATATTGCTGGAAATCCGTTCCACTGCCCAGTGGAGACATGTGTTTGTGCTCTCCCAGAGCCCTACGTGTTGATCATGGAGTGTGTGAGCTTCGGGACCCTGCGCAGTTTCCTGCAAGCGCACAGGGACACCCTGTGTGTGGACATCGAGCTGCAGAACCTCTTCACCATTGCGTCCTACCACATTGCCCTGGCCTTGGAACACCTGCGCTCAAAGATGGTGCCACTCTATTTCTACCGATCGTGACTAACCATAAGTGCAGCGTCACACTGTCACAGGAACGTAATTAGTTAATGATTAAGTCCTTGAAGGATTGTATCAGAGACACAGTAAGAATCGCATCCAGCATTTTTATCCACTCAACACTAGTTTCAGTACTGTCCAAGTGGGGTCCTGCATTCAAGTGACTGGGAGTGACCAGTAAATATCTCGACCCAGGTGGTGCACTGTGACCTGGCACTGAGGAACATCATGGTCAACCGCTTCCCCATGGAAGTGAAGCTGGCAGAATTTGGGCTGGCCAGGGATCTGACCCGGATGAGGAGCCGCCGGAGCAGCTGCAAGAAACGTTTTGGGGTGAGATGTCCAATTAGAAATGTTCCTGTTTcagaaaagataaatatatatatatatttgtgtgtgtgtgtgtgtgtgtgtgtgtacgtacagtatatatatatgtgcatctGGTCTTTTCTGGGGCCGGATATTTGCGCACTGCCTTAGGATctaatccagctcagtctgtatgtatgttctccccatgcatgcgtgggtttcctgtgggtgctctggtttcctcctcccacagtccaaagacatgcagttcaggtaaattTGTCATGCTAAATTGCCCAAAGTATGTGAGTGAGTTAGCATGTCTGTGTttatgcatgtgtggctaccctgtgatggactggtgtcccattcaggttGTAACCCCCCAACCTTGCACCCACTGACTttgggataggcttcagaccaccgtgaccctgataTGGatgagcagttattgaaatggacacaaacacacacacacacacacacacacatatattgtgtatatatatggaGCTCACCCCTCTGGTTTCCACATGATTGTCCAGGAGAGAGTTCCTTTGCGATGGTACCCACCCGAGTACTTCAGAAACAACTATTACGGCTTTAAGGGAGACGTGTGGGCATTTGGCATCGTACTGTGGGAGATGCAGACTTTTGGTGAGTTCAGAgataacagatgtttttcttttgtcatgtgcagattaaaaaaaaaaaatcacatcaatgtgtaaaaaaagaaatctagaACAAGTAGTAATTCCCCTGGTGAGATGATCTGTGTCCATCACAGGAACATTACCATATCCTAATCTGGAGACATCAGAGGAAGTGGTTTACTACATCAGCGCCGGCCACAGGAATATAGACCCTGAGGGCTGCAGGCCTGAGATGTGagtaaaaatgacagtaaatggCAAAGTAAGAAGCTTTGGGAAGAAGTGCAACATCAGAAGTTGGCTCTCCAGGCCATGTTGGGGATCAGATACCTCACAGAGGTTTCGGGATTCTGATTTAACTTATAGGCCTTGTTACTGATAGGTTCTGGCTCGGATCGATGCTGCCACCACAAAATATCAAACATCTCTTGTCTCTCCACATACAGCCTGCAGATAATGAAGGACTGCTGGTTGGAGCCTTACACCTCCAGGCCTTCGTTCGCAGACATTGTCAGGATCCTGGATAACATCCTAGAGAACGATGCTGTGAGTTATCtttgccctctctctctctcgcccccCTTGAGCCAAAACCCATccatctaaaaataaaatcaatactcCTCTACTGCATGTCTTCCCACCACCTAAAACCCATACCAACAACTCATGAGGGAGTGAAAATACATGAGAGAGATCTTAAAGAAACTAGAGGTACACCGTCAAGAGCACATTACCCAGCGCGGTATAATGTCGAAGTCTCAGTGAAAGGCTGAGATATGAGAatcgttttgtttttcattaacattCCAGGACTACGTGGACGTGGACAATCAAAGGCTCCTGGGACCGGTGAGCCATGAAAGTCTGCATTCTGAGCCTTTATCAAGGTTCCAGGACTAGTAAACCCATGAACCCTGGTGAACTCGCCCCATCGGGAGAGCCCTTTCTGGAAGGAGCGTCAGGGTTCGAGCCTTACTCGATTTCCCCAGGAGCTTCCTGTCGTTCAGAATAAAGTCTGCGCTTCAGCCCGATGGAaatacagagacagaaacaccGGAGCTGCAAAGCAGTGATGGAGCTGCTTATAATGTCCACGTGGGACATGTCCGGCGGGAGCGAAGACAAAGTGCAGTTTCCTGAGCGCTGCGGCTGTTGGCGACCCATGACGGAATTCAAGTGGACGGCTGGACTCTGAGCCCCATGTCTCGGTCCCACCGGCTGGACACAGTGCAGAACTGTCTGTCCAACTTGTATTACAATGtgtatttgtttcattcaaataaacttcaaataattgttttacTCAGGAGTTCTGGAACTCAGAAAAAGACTTTTCATGCTCTGAAGCCATGAAGATGAATGAAGAATTCAGTTATAAGGAAGTGTGCCTATTATTATATAAACTACTGCGCTACTAAAGGAACTTAACATTTGTAAAAGTTGAGTAATGAGAACTTGTAATTCTAACGATCCATTTTGCaattttattcttatttccGTACGTTagcattaagagaaaaaaacagaactacaAAAAGCAAAAGGTAACAAGTTGATGACGTACTTCCTCTCCACAAACAACCAGGCGGACAGACATAATGACCTCCGTACTTTGGGCTTTGGTCTGAGTGGGCGGGAATCTGAAAATCACGTGATTTTAATCAGGCCAATGGTAGGGGAATCCTTGTGTGGATTGGTCCAAGCTATTGGTTCTGTCCGCTCTAGTACCCCGCCCATCGGACCACCCTTAGCCAATGGAGATGAAGAAACAACAGGCGATACTCTTCCTTCCCACGACCCTTCCTTCTGCCCAGTTACTCATTTTCTGTAATTCAAGAAACGCGCGTGAAGCTGCTTCTCAATAGAGCAAAATTCATAAACGTTCATAACCTCCAGTCCGAGGGCGCGCCTGTCACAATGTGCACTCGTGTTTTGGaactcatatttttcttttattttggctcccacatattttttactttattcattGATCTCCAGGCTCTGCTGCCTGGGCATCTATTTCCACAGCCAGtaagtacattattattattattattattattattattattattattattattattattattagtaattataaggatttaaatattaatgaatattaataattaaactattattaaatttatataaaattaCTAACCATTgtaataactattattattatacaatattctgttgttattttattaatattttattttatattaattttaacaattaACTTTTTACTTACTTTTATCTTCTATCCTTAATAAtttatagaaattattttattatctgttattattatacaatattAGAAagtgttataataataataataataataataataaacagaaattcTGGATGTTCTGTTTGCTCCCTTTGCAAACCAATATTTGATGCATGTTCATCAGGCCCGACAGTCACATTGCATATAAAATCTCTGTTTAAGTGCCTTTCT of Scleropages formosus chromosome 10, fSclFor1.1, whole genome shotgun sequence contains these proteins:
- the LOC108932202 gene encoding fibroblast growth factor receptor 1, whose amino-acid sequence is MSVQNVTTPANKIGEPQELNITNYVLIGISFCTITAIVLLGVLWLRKYRSLERIIQDLRGVGAMIHAQPPESPHTSTSTNLQRQEEEALDPRLQMQKTKSVSKSLWKPPQQGPRFTKADLTLLQLIKAGKEGVFYKARMIRGTCKGHSLFTCKISKEGVSRKRVEMEVSIMRKLVHHKNILQLLDWNSAEEPYVLIMECVSFGTLRSFLQAHRDTLCVDIELQNLFTIASYHIALALEHLRSKMVVHCDLALRNIMVNRFPMEVKLAEFGLARDLTRMRSRRSSCKKRFGERVPLRWYPPEYFRNNYYGFKGDVWAFGIVLWEMQTFGTLPYPNLETSEEVVYYISAGHRNIDPEGCRPEILQIMKDCWLEPYTSRPSFADIVRILDNILENDADYVDVDNQRLLGPVSHESLHSEPLSRFQD